The Euphorbia lathyris chromosome 3, ddEupLath1.1, whole genome shotgun sequence genome contains a region encoding:
- the LOC136222879 gene encoding protein DEFECTIVE IN MERISTEM SILENCING 3-like gives MLGIVCKTYEGVKALETYDKEGHINSDSGIRVFGTTIGRTLDGRFLVICLENLRPYCGEFVDDDPQRRLDLLQPKLPNGECPPGFIGFAVNMIHVDYMNLLYVSDVYGLKETLFYSLFSRLQVYKSREEMLLALPLISDGAISQDGGIIKPNGFFSLGNL, from the exons ATGCTAGGAATTGTTTGCAAGACTTACGAAGGTGTTAAAGCTCTTGAAACTTATGACAAGGAAGGCCATATAAATAGTGATTCTGGAATTCGAGTCTTTGGTACTACTATCGGACGGACTCTGGATGGTCGATTTCTTGTCATTTGTCTCGAAAATTTAAG ACCTTACTGTGGTGAATTTGTGGATGATGACCCTCAAAGAAGGCTTGATCTTCTACAGCCAAAATTGCCTAATGGCGAGTGCCCACCTGGATTTATTGGTTTCGCTGTTAACATGATCCATGTGGATTACATGAATTTGTTGTATGTATCTGATGTATATGGCCTCAAAGAGACTCTATTTTACAGCCTCTTTTCTCGTCTGCAAGTTTATAAAAGTAGGGAGGAGATGCTACTAGCTCTTCCACTTATAAGTGATGGAGCAATTTCACAGGATGGAGGGATTATTAAGCCTAATGGTTTCTTTTCCTTGGGGAATCT GTAG
- the LOC136222880 gene encoding transcription factor MYB73-like — MASFNGGDCIKGPWSPQVDDTLIKLVKQHGPRNWTFISTGIHGRSGKSCPLRWLNQLSPEVQHRPFTTKEDDTIVQAHAIHGNKWATIAGLLPGRTDNAIKNRWKSTLQRKRQAEFLSASSKSNLTVKKMSLDVSSESRSDSRAKRLCLGVRTDYSCFSRVPETVWTLCPPGDGLVLGTAVAEKGGEEGGDAEKEEQEEKCLLSLLQKMIAVEVKSYIDKLRLK, encoded by the coding sequence ATGGCTTCTTTCAATGGTGGAGATTGTATCAAAGGCCCATGGAGTCCTCAAGTAGATGATACTTTAATCAAGCTAGTTAAACAACACGGCCCCAGAAATTGGACTTTCATAAGCACCGGAATTCATGGCCGCTCAGGAAAATCATGCCCGTTACGGTGGCTTAATCAACTCTCGCCAGAGGTTCAGCACAGACCTTTTACTACAAAGGAGGATGATACCATTGTTCAAGCTCACGCTATTCACGGTAATAAATGGGCCACAATTGCTGGACTGTTGCCTGGCCGGACTGATAATGCCATTAAAAATCGTTGGAAATCTACTTTGCAGAGAAAACGCCAGGCCGAGTTCTTGTCTGCATCATCCAAGTCTAACTTGACGGTCAAGAAGATGAGTCTTGACGTTTCATCTGAGTCTAGGTCTGATTCGAGAGCGAAGAGGCTGTGTTTGGGTGTACGAACGGATTATAGTTGTTTCAGTAGGGTGCCTGAGACAGTGTGGACTTTGTGTCCACCGGGGGATGGGTTGGTTCTGGGAACTGCTGTGGCGGAGAAGGGAGGAGAAGAAGGCGGAGACGCTGAGAAAGAGGAACAGGAGGAGAAATGTTTGCTCAGTTTACTGCAAAAGATGATAGCTGTTGAAGTGAAGAGTTATATTGATAAATTAAGGTTAAAATGA